The Acetobacter oryzifermentans genomic interval CGATCTATTTCCGCCCGCTGCGCCAGTCTTTCATCAGACTTCGGCAAGGAGGCTTCCGGGATCAGGCGCTGCCGCTTTTGCTTCCACGGCACATGCGCATACCCAAATACCGCCAGCCGATCTGGCCGTAAGGAGGCAATTTTAAGCGCCGTTGCGCCCACGCTTTCTACTGTCTGGTAAGGTAAGCCGTAAATCAGATCAATATTCACGCCAGACACACCAGCGGCACGCGCTGCCTGAATACTTGCTTGCGTCTGCTCAAAAGACTGATGACGACCACACGCTTCCTGCACCCGAGGCTCCAGATCCTGCACGCCGAGGCTAATACGGGTAAAACCCAAATCACCTAGCAACGCAGGATAATCCTGCGGCACATGCCGAGGATCAAGCTCCATCGCCAATTCGGCTTGTGGATCAAACTGAAAAAATGTTCGGATAGAGCGTATAATCTGCCGCAAAGCATGCGGAGGCAAAGTGGTAGGCGTGCCGCCACCAAACTGCACATGCTTTACTGTGCGTTGTTCCCCCACAAGGGCCACAATACGGCGCATTTCCTCACGCAGAAGATCACCGTAAGCTAAGCGCCCATCCTCATGCCGCATAACGGATGTGTTGCACCCACAAAACCGGCAGAGTTCATCGCAAAAAGGAACATGAAAATAGAGGGAGACAGGTTCATTCTCAGGCAGTGCTTTCAACCAACCTGCAACCTGTTGGGGGCCGACCGCTTCCGTAAAGCTGGCTGCGGTCGGGTAACTTGTATAGCGCGGCAGATTCCCACCGTAGCGGGAAATCAGATCAGATACGGATACCGCGCCCATAATGTGCCTTAGAACCGGTAAGCGATACCGGCGGAAACCACTGTCGGATCCAGAGATTCGTGTGCTTTCACCTTCAGGCTTTCTGCCGGGTTTTCAACCCAAGCATGCATACGCACGAACATCTGTTTGACATCTGCGTTGAAGAACCAGTTGCCCACGATCTGGTAATCGAAACCAACGTTAACAGACGGGCCTCCGGTGAAGCCAGCGTTCAGCTTGGTCAGACCCAGAGCAGAACCACGGTTGCCATTCATGTTGTGGAACCACATAGCCGTTGCACCCACACCCACATATGGGTTGAAGCGCTTATGCGGGCGGAAATGCCAAGCGAATGTTAGCGTTGGGGGCAGAACCCATGCGCTACCAACATCCAGCTTGCGGGGGCCACCCAGAGAAGGCACATCGCTACCCAGCGCAGCCACTTCATGACGGGTGCTGGTGGCAATCAGATCAACAGACAGGTTGTCTGTGATGAAGTATTCCACCGTCAGTTCCGGCATGGCCTGATTGGTGGTGGAAAGATGCGTGTTGTTCAATGGCAGATGGTTCAGACCAAGGCCAGGAGCTGTCAGCCAAGCCTTGCTATCACGATCCTGCGGCAGAACGCCCACACCGGACAAACGGATCATGAAGTCCCCACGGCCAAGACCGATTTTTGTGCTGGCGCAGGTTTCAAACAAGCCACAATGCCCCGCACCCGGCTTTGGTGCATCGGGAATGCGCTGCATGACCGGTGCATTCACATATGCAGCGTTAGGAGCTGTTGTCTGAGCTTTGGCGGTACCGGCCAGAGCGGCAACGCCAGCCACCACTGCCGTAAAAAGGGAACGGAACTTGACCATGCCTGTGTGTCTTTCCACTGCGCTAGAGAACAATATCTGAAGCGGGAAAAATCATGCGCGCGTTCTTCCAGCCTTGATTTAGATCAAATCCCACACATCTCCGCCCCATATGCGACAATACTGTGTCATTTTAACCACAGCGCATTTTAAGGCCTATAGCTAGGGCAAATTGTAACCAATCCACCCCAGACAACTGCGCATTATTGATTTATATCAACAAGGACATAATAGTTACGCCACATATTCCTTTTCTTTCCGGTCCAGCACGTTCGCCATAATGCTGAAGGTACCGGGTTTTCCGGATTCTGCTTCCATGCCACCTTCTCCTTCCGCTCAGGCACTTCATCCCGTTGGCAAACGCACCGGACGCACAGATACCGATTCCACTCGATGTTTGATGTGCAAGGTGCGCGAGTATAACCTGTGCAGCAGCATAGAAGATCAGGATGTGGCGGTTTTGGCACACGCCACACGTCAGATTTCCTTGCCTCCGGGCACGGCAGTTATTGAAGAAGGCACACCGGCATCTGCTTTTTTCAATGTTATTAGCGGCACAGTTAAACTGTTTAAATCTCTACCAGATGGACGCCGCCAGATTACCGGATTTGCAGATGCAGGCCAGTTTGTTGGCCTTAGTAACTCACGCACCTATTCTTTTGGGGCAGAAACCGTAAGCACTGTATTATTGTGCCGCTGCACACATGCGCAGATAGAAAATTTATTGGCCGAATACCCAGGATTTGCCCGCCATCTCCTCTCGGCTGTCACGCATGAATTAGCTGATGCACAGGAACAGATGCTGCTGTTAGGGCGCAAAACCGCCAAAGAAAAAGTTGCCAGCTTTCTTCTAGACCGGATCAAACAATATCACCGCACCTATCCGCATGATCCCGATGCAGAAACCACAGCTTCTGTGCCCATGACACGTGTGGATATTGCAGACTATCTGGGACTGACAATTGAAACGGTAAGCCGCACCATCAGCGCCCTCCGCCGTGATAAAATTATTTCGGGCACAGAAAATCACTGCATCCGCATTCTTTCCCTGCCCAATCTGCAAGACATCGCTTACGGCCTTAAATCCATTTAGCCCATAAAAGAAAAAGGCTGGCCCATTTCTGAACCAGCCTTTCCAACGATTCGGATAACCTCAATTTTTTAGTTATCGTCGTCATCACCGCCATCATCAGATGACGGGGCATTATTACTGCCATCTGGAGAGATCGCGATAAACAGAGACTGATTATCGCGCATAACCCGCAACAACACAGGCTTTTTAGACGCCAGTGCGGCCTTTACGCTGGCCACCGCCGCCCGCGGGGAATCCACAGCCTGACTGCCAATTGCCTGAATGACATCTCCTGGCCGAATACCCGCCTGATCTGCCGGGGAACCAGGATCAACGTCACTCACAACAACGCCGCGCACATCTGCCGAAAGCCCCAACTGCTGGCGCACATCGCGAGAAAGGGGTGCCAAGGCAATACCAAGCCGCTGGCCACGTGCAACATCCGTATTGCTGCCGCTGCTGCCATCACTGGAAGCAGTTTTCAGATCTCCGATTGTAACGGCAGCTGTCTGGGCTTTACCGCCACGTAGATAACCGATTGTAGCCTGCTTACCCGGTGCCATAGACGCCACGCGCACAGCCAGATCATGTGGGTTGCTGACTTTCTGCCCATTAAAATCGGTAATCACATCTTCCGATTTCAGGCCAACTTTTTCAGCCGGACTACCGGGGCTTACGCTTGCAACCAGCGCACCCACTGGCGGTGCCCCCGGTGTGGAGGGAGCCGGCAAACCAAGGGCGCGCGCCATAACAGGAGAAATAACCTGTGCATTTACGCCCAGATAGCCGCGCACCACATGCCCCGTTTTGCGAAGCTGCTCGACCACATTGCGCACGGTATCCGATGGAATCGCAAACCCGATGCCAATAGACCCCCCGCCAGAAGGTGAGAGAATGGCGGTATTCACCCCAACAACCTTACCGTCCTGCGTAAACAGCGGGCCGCCGGAATTCCCACGATTAATGGGCGCATCAACCTGAATGAAGTTATCGTAAGGGCCTTCGTTAATATCTCGGCCACGGGCAGAAACAATACCAGCCGTAACAGTGCCACCCAGCCCATACGGATTGCCAACGGCAATCACCCATTCACCGGGCTGCACATCATCTGATTCCCCCAGTTCAATAAAGGGTAGTTTTTCAGACGTTGTCACCTTCAGAAGCGCCAGATCGGTTTTGCCATCACGCCCTACCACCTTGGCAGGCAGCGTTGTGCCATCATCCAATGTTACCGTAACCTTGGTGGCGCCTTTGACCACATGGTTGTTGGTCACCACGTAACCATCGGCTGAAATCACAAAGCCGGAGCCTCTGGCCTCAATCGTCTGATGAGAAGGCTGCGGCATCATCTGGAAAGGAAACGGGAACGGGAAAGGCATGCCGCCCATACCGCCGCCATCCCCTTCCACGGCATCTGCCCGGATCATGGATGTAATAGACACCACGGCCGGCTTAACCTGCTTAACCAGACTGACAAAATCCGGAATACGCTGAGAAGTGGGGGTGTTCGGCTTAATAACACTATCAGCTTCTGCGCGTGCTGGCGT includes:
- the hemN gene encoding oxygen-independent coproporphyrinogen III oxidase — encoded protein: MGAVSVSDLISRYGGNLPRYTSYPTAASFTEAVGPQQVAGWLKALPENEPVSLYFHVPFCDELCRFCGCNTSVMRHEDGRLAYGDLLREEMRRIVALVGEQRTVKHVQFGGGTPTTLPPHALRQIIRSIRTFFQFDPQAELAMELDPRHVPQDYPALLGDLGFTRISLGVQDLEPRVQEACGRHQSFEQTQASIQAARAAGVSGVNIDLIYGLPYQTVESVGATALKIASLRPDRLAVFGYAHVPWKQKRQRLIPEASLPKSDERLAQRAEIDRVLQAQGYQPIGLDHYALPEDGLAKAAKAGALHRNFQGYTTDSCPVLLGMGASAISMLPAGFAQNITSVAAYARAMAENSDSLPVARGVAFTEDDKLRGAIIERIMCDMAVDLAAVGQGYDFSEELAQLRPFEQDELVKIDGQNISVTAFGRPFVRHVAAVFDTRRRALQQQAQATGQGAAPQFSAAL
- a CDS encoding OmpW/AlkL family protein — encoded protein: MVKFRSLFTAVVAGVAALAGTAKAQTTAPNAAYVNAPVMQRIPDAPKPGAGHCGLFETCASTKIGLGRGDFMIRLSGVGVLPQDRDSKAWLTAPGLGLNHLPLNNTHLSTTNQAMPELTVEYFITDNLSVDLIATSTRHEVAALGSDVPSLGGPRKLDVGSAWVLPPTLTFAWHFRPHKRFNPYVGVGATAMWFHNMNGNRGSALGLTKLNAGFTGGPSVNVGFDYQIVGNWFFNADVKQMFVRMHAWVENPAESLKVKAHESLDPTVVSAGIAYRF
- a CDS encoding Crp/Fnr family transcriptional regulator, producing the protein MLKVPGFPDSASMPPSPSAQALHPVGKRTGRTDTDSTRCLMCKVREYNLCSSIEDQDVAVLAHATRQISLPPGTAVIEEGTPASAFFNVISGTVKLFKSLPDGRRQITGFADAGQFVGLSNSRTYSFGAETVSTVLLCRCTHAQIENLLAEYPGFARHLLSAVTHELADAQEQMLLLGRKTAKEKVASFLLDRIKQYHRTYPHDPDAETTASVPMTRVDIADYLGLTIETVSRTISALRRDKIISGTENHCIRILSLPNLQDIAYGLKSI
- a CDS encoding Do family serine endopeptidase, translating into MSGKSVTKVWARNRRRNWLSALLASCVLVTAAAPWCSTPARAEADSVIKPNTPTSQRIPDFVSLVKQVKPAVVSITSMIRADAVEGDGGGMGGMPFPFPFPFQMMPQPSHQTIEARGSGFVISADGYVVTNNHVVKGATKVTVTLDDGTTLPAKVVGRDGKTDLALLKVTTSEKLPFIELGESDDVQPGEWVIAVGNPYGLGGTVTAGIVSARGRDINEGPYDNFIQVDAPINRGNSGGPLFTQDGKVVGVNTAILSPSGGGSIGIGFAIPSDTVRNVVEQLRKTGHVVRGYLGVNAQVISPVMARALGLPAPSTPGAPPVGALVASVSPGSPAEKVGLKSEDVITDFNGQKVSNPHDLAVRVASMAPGKQATIGYLRGGKAQTAAVTIGDLKTASSDGSSGSNTDVARGQRLGIALAPLSRDVRQQLGLSADVRGVVVSDVDPGSPADQAGIRPGDVIQAIGSQAVDSPRAAVASVKAALASKKPVLLRVMRDNQSLFIAISPDGSNNAPSSDDGGDDDDN